CATGGGTTTCATCAGAGGTTTCTACGCCGCGCACAACTTCGACCAGCGGCGTTAAAGCCGCGGGAATCAGAAAATGAGTCCCAATGCACTTCTCCGGACGGTTCGTCGCGGTGGCAATCTCGGTAATCCAAAGCGTGGAAGTGTTGCTGGCCAGGATGGTTTCCGCCGAGGCAGCCTTATCCATCCTTTGAAAAACCTCCTTCTTTATCTCCATGTCCTCATAAACCGCCTCGATTACCAGATCAGCCTTACTTAGACTTTCTTCCAGGTCAATACTGGTGGTGATGCGTGACAGAATCGTGTCCACCAACTCCTTGTCCATCCGGCCTCGTTTCTCCTGGCCCTGCAGGAATGATTGTATTCTTTGCCATCCTTCTTTTAGCCGGTCATCAGACAGATCAACCATGGTTGTCTCGTAGCCTCCCCTGGCGCAGACAATGCCGATTTGACTGCCCATGGTTCCCACGCCAATGACACCAACGTTTTTAATTTCCATTTTCTGCCCCTTTATTGGCTGAAGGATTTATTAAGGTGATCATACAATTATGTTCTTCATGCATATTCGATTATTGCTCATAACATGAGTTAGCCTGCATTTAAACTTAATCCCA
The sequence above is drawn from the Deltaproteobacteria bacterium genome and encodes:
- a CDS encoding 3-hydroxybutyryl-CoA dehydrogenase → MEIKNVGVIGVGTMGSQIGIVCARGGYETTMVDLSDDRLKEGWQRIQSFLQGQEKRGRMDKELVDTILSRITTSIDLEESLSKADLVIEAVYEDMEIKKEVFQRMDKAASAETILASNTSTLWITEIATATNRPEKCIGTHFLIPAALTPLVEVVRGVETSDETHDKVVAFLRNCGKETVTVVDAPGFVINRIYLPMINEAFCILENDLCSAEEIDRSCTKGLGFPLGPLAAADASGLDIVLACIQTLHRELGEKYRPAPLLVKLVKAGHLGRKTGQGVYRYGK